In Coregonus clupeaformis isolate EN_2021a chromosome 7, ASM2061545v1, whole genome shotgun sequence, one genomic interval encodes:
- the LOC121568811 gene encoding neuronal pentraxin-2-like isoform X1 — MLAFLVGLLYLVSGRTVRAQDATGSRFFCSAIPAGADPSCSFDPNGNRVQSTSPVEDELRNTILQLRETILQQKETIVSQQGTIKELNSKLSRCEAATEDTAGRSRGQSSRRKDYSKNTMGDLPRDPTETIDQLGKTMQGLKGRLENLEQQQLRANTSVAAAAGVGGNAVGPLPAELRELLKHRLGALEGQLLRKVAELEEEKSQLYNETAAHRQRTESTLTSLLERITELERSNNAFKSPEDFKVSLPLRTNYLYGRIKKSLPEMYAFTVCMWLKSSASPGIGTPFSYGVPGQANEIVLIEWGNNPIELLVNDKVAQLPLSVSDGRWHHICITWTTRDGFWEAYQDGERLGTGENLAPWHPIKPGGVIILGQEQDIVGGRFDATQAFVGELSQFNMWDRVLRPVDIMGMANCSSYMPGNVVPWIDTNVEVMGGASKAALEICEDLERIPRFQRGLLMSIEY, encoded by the exons ATGCTGGCTTTCTTAGTTGGACTTTTATACCTAGTGAGTGGACGCACGGTGCGCGCTCAGGATGCGACAGGTAGCCGCTTCTTCTGCTCCGCCATCCCAGCGGGCGCCGACCCCAGCTGCTCGTTCGACCCCAATGGTAACCGGGTGCAGAGCACCAGCCCCGTAGAGGACGAGCTACGGAACACCATCCTCCAACTCCGGGAGACCATCCTCCAGCAGAAGGAGACTATCGTGAGCCAGCAGGGCACTATCAAGGAGCTGAACTCCAAACTGTCCCGCTGCGAGGCGGCAACGGAGGACACTGCGGGCAGGTCCAGGGGCCAGAGCTCCAGGCGGAAGGACTACAGTAAAAACACCATGGGAGACCTTCCCAGGGACCCCACGGAAACTATAGACCAGCTGGGAAAGACCATGCAAGGGCTCAAGGGTCGGCTGGAGAATCTGGAG CAGCAGCAGTTGCGTGCCAACACgtcagtggcagcagcagcaggtgtgGGTGGGAATGCAGTGGGGCCCCTACCGGCGGAGCTGCGGGAGCTGCTGAAGCACCGTTTGGGGGCCCTGGAGGGCCAGCTGCTgaggaaggtggccgagctagaGGAAGAGAAGAGCCAGCTGTACAACGAGACGGCTGCCCACCGTCAGCGCACCGAGAGCACCCTCACCTCGCTGCTTGAGAGGATCACTGAGCTGGAGAGAA GTAACAACGCATTTAAGTCACCCGAGGATTTCAAGGTGTCTCTCCCCCTGCGGACCAACTACCTGTACGGACGCATCAAGAAGAGTCTCCCTGAGATGTATGCCTTCACAGTGTGTATGTGGCTGAAGTCCAGCGCCAGTCCTGGTATAGGAACCCCCTTCTCCTACGGGGTGCCAGGACAGGCCAATGAGATCGTGCTCATTGAGTGGGGCAACAACCCCATAGAGCTGTTGGTCAACGACAAA GTGGCCCAGCTGCCCCTGTCGGTGAGTGACGGCCGCTGGCACCACATCTGCATCACCTGGACGACGCGGGATGGCTTCTGGGAGGCATACCAGGACGGGGAGAGGCTGGGCACTGGGGAGAACCTGGCCCCCTGGCACCCAATTAAACCTGGAGGGGTGATCATCCTGGGACAGGAACAG GACATCGTGGGGGGTCGTTTCGACGCCACCCAGGCCTTCGTTGGTGAGCTGAGCCAGTTCAACATGTGGGACCGGGTCCTTCGGCCTGTGGACATCATGGGAATGGCAAACTGCTCCTCCTACATGCCCGGAAACGTTGTTCCCTGGATCGACACCAATGTAGAAGTCATGGGAGGAGCATCCAAGGCGGCGTTGGAGATCTGTGAGGACC TAGAAAGAATCCCCAGGTTCCAGAGAGGGCTATTGATGAGTATAGAATATTAA
- the LOC121568811 gene encoding neuronal pentraxin-2-like isoform X2 — protein sequence MLAFLVGLLYLVSGRTVRAQDATGSRFFCSAIPAGADPSCSFDPNGNRVQSTSPVEDELRNTILQLRETILQQKETIVSQQGTIKELNSKLSRCEAATEDTAGRSRGQSSRRKDYSKNTMGDLPRDPTETIDQLGKTMQGLKGRLENLEQQQLRANTSVAAAAGVGGNAVGPLPAELRELLKHRLGALEGQLLRKVAELEEEKSQLYNETAAHRQRTESTLTSLLERITELERSNNAFKSPEDFKVSLPLRTNYLYGRIKKSLPEMYAFTVCMWLKSSASPGIGTPFSYGVPGQANEIVLIEWGNNPIELLVNDKVAQLPLSVSDGRWHHICITWTTRDGFWEAYQDGERLGTGENLAPWHPIKPGGVIILGQEQDIVGGRFDATQAFVGELSQFNMWDRVLRPVDIMGMANCSSYMPGNVVPWIDTNVEVMGGASKAALEICEDRMFEP from the exons ATGCTGGCTTTCTTAGTTGGACTTTTATACCTAGTGAGTGGACGCACGGTGCGCGCTCAGGATGCGACAGGTAGCCGCTTCTTCTGCTCCGCCATCCCAGCGGGCGCCGACCCCAGCTGCTCGTTCGACCCCAATGGTAACCGGGTGCAGAGCACCAGCCCCGTAGAGGACGAGCTACGGAACACCATCCTCCAACTCCGGGAGACCATCCTCCAGCAGAAGGAGACTATCGTGAGCCAGCAGGGCACTATCAAGGAGCTGAACTCCAAACTGTCCCGCTGCGAGGCGGCAACGGAGGACACTGCGGGCAGGTCCAGGGGCCAGAGCTCCAGGCGGAAGGACTACAGTAAAAACACCATGGGAGACCTTCCCAGGGACCCCACGGAAACTATAGACCAGCTGGGAAAGACCATGCAAGGGCTCAAGGGTCGGCTGGAGAATCTGGAG CAGCAGCAGTTGCGTGCCAACACgtcagtggcagcagcagcaggtgtgGGTGGGAATGCAGTGGGGCCCCTACCGGCGGAGCTGCGGGAGCTGCTGAAGCACCGTTTGGGGGCCCTGGAGGGCCAGCTGCTgaggaaggtggccgagctagaGGAAGAGAAGAGCCAGCTGTACAACGAGACGGCTGCCCACCGTCAGCGCACCGAGAGCACCCTCACCTCGCTGCTTGAGAGGATCACTGAGCTGGAGAGAA GTAACAACGCATTTAAGTCACCCGAGGATTTCAAGGTGTCTCTCCCCCTGCGGACCAACTACCTGTACGGACGCATCAAGAAGAGTCTCCCTGAGATGTATGCCTTCACAGTGTGTATGTGGCTGAAGTCCAGCGCCAGTCCTGGTATAGGAACCCCCTTCTCCTACGGGGTGCCAGGACAGGCCAATGAGATCGTGCTCATTGAGTGGGGCAACAACCCCATAGAGCTGTTGGTCAACGACAAA GTGGCCCAGCTGCCCCTGTCGGTGAGTGACGGCCGCTGGCACCACATCTGCATCACCTGGACGACGCGGGATGGCTTCTGGGAGGCATACCAGGACGGGGAGAGGCTGGGCACTGGGGAGAACCTGGCCCCCTGGCACCCAATTAAACCTGGAGGGGTGATCATCCTGGGACAGGAACAG GACATCGTGGGGGGTCGTTTCGACGCCACCCAGGCCTTCGTTGGTGAGCTGAGCCAGTTCAACATGTGGGACCGGGTCCTTCGGCCTGTGGACATCATGGGAATGGCAAACTGCTCCTCCTACATGCCCGGAAACGTTGTTCCCTGGATCGACACCAATGTAGAAGTCATGGGAGGAGCATCCAAGGCGGCGTTGGAGATCTGTGAGGACCGTATGTTCGAACCATAA